In Candidatus Margulisiibacteriota bacterium, one DNA window encodes the following:
- a CDS encoding NAD(P)/FAD-dependent oxidoreductase has translation MISRNTGRFDIVVAGGGPAGMMAAGRAAERGAKVLLVEKTYRLGSKLLLTGGGKCNLTNNADLPDLTAAFGKAGKFLYKALTVFSNKDLINFFSSRGVPMRVESGGRVLPLNTDAAGVLACLRAYLKEHRVHILHNTTVTTIHYGSEKKENITGVTLSDGSQVDATSLIIATGGRSYPATGSTGDGYEMARQSGHTIVQLSPGLVALESNSSYIKELQGLTLKDVAISVVMDGRKQRAERGDILFTHFGVSGPIVLNLSGKIIDALSSKSKVEIALNLRPEYSTQEFDQLLQKEIIFFGSRTVAQYFKKTLPASLSSVFEKLCSPAADNKCSMVSRADRKMIAGYFTDLRIPIIGSRPIEEAMITRGGVSLKEIDPRTMGSRLVQGLYFCGELIDLAGLTGGYNLQEAFSTGYLAGDSAAIELFETKPAGLGSSPHAR, from the coding sequence ATGATCTCAAGAAATACCGGTCGATTTGATATCGTGGTTGCCGGCGGAGGGCCCGCTGGAATGATGGCTGCCGGCCGGGCGGCAGAACGAGGGGCCAAAGTACTCCTGGTGGAAAAGACTTATCGCCTGGGGAGTAAATTGTTGCTGACCGGCGGAGGAAAGTGCAACTTAACCAATAACGCCGACCTACCGGACCTGACCGCCGCCTTTGGGAAAGCTGGGAAATTCCTATATAAAGCCTTAACCGTATTTTCCAACAAAGATCTGATTAATTTCTTCAGTTCACGCGGAGTACCGATGCGCGTCGAATCAGGCGGGAGAGTTCTCCCCTTAAATACTGACGCGGCAGGGGTGCTGGCTTGTTTACGCGCCTACCTCAAAGAGCACCGGGTCCACATCCTGCACAACACTACAGTTACCACCATTCACTATGGATCAGAAAAAAAAGAAAACATTACAGGGGTTACGCTTTCTGACGGCAGTCAGGTGGACGCAACCAGCTTAATTATTGCGACCGGGGGTCGATCCTACCCGGCGACCGGCTCGACCGGTGATGGGTACGAAATGGCCAGACAAAGCGGTCATACGATCGTTCAACTTAGCCCGGGGCTGGTAGCGCTGGAGTCCAACAGTTCATATATTAAGGAGCTACAAGGACTAACGCTTAAGGATGTTGCCATTTCAGTCGTCATGGACGGCCGTAAACAGCGCGCGGAGAGAGGGGACATCCTGTTCACTCATTTTGGCGTGTCCGGCCCGATCGTGCTTAACCTTAGCGGCAAGATTATTGACGCACTCTCCAGTAAAAGTAAAGTTGAAATAGCGCTGAACTTGCGGCCTGAATATAGCACCCAGGAATTCGATCAATTATTGCAAAAGGAAATTATTTTTTTTGGATCAAGAACTGTCGCGCAGTATTTCAAAAAGACTTTACCGGCATCCCTTTCGTCTGTTTTTGAGAAGCTTTGTTCTCCGGCGGCAGATAATAAATGCAGTATGGTCAGCCGCGCTGATCGTAAGATGATCGCCGGTTACTTCACTGATCTTAGAATACCTATAATTGGCTCCAGGCCCATCGAGGAAGCGATGATCACGCGGGGCGGGGTCTCGCTCAAAGAGATTGATCCGCGAACGATGGGGTCGCGACTGGTCCAGGGGCTCTATTTCTGCGGAGAGCTGATCGATCTGGCCGGGCTAACCGGCGGGTATAATCTTCAGGAAGCGTTCTCCACCGGCTATCTGGCCGGCGACTCGGCTGCAATTGAGCTTTTCGAGACGAAGCCGGCAGGCCTAGGCTCTTCTCCGCACGCACGATAG
- the fliN gene encoding flagellar motor switch protein FliN: MEVKNVRFPELQVGEKGERLETRSLGDIPVTVTVELGSTELSLKEVLELAEGSIIELNRLAGEPLDLKVGGQLVAQGEVVAVDDYYGLRITNVVMR, from the coding sequence ATGGAAGTTAAAAATGTCCGATTCCCGGAATTACAGGTTGGGGAGAAGGGTGAGCGGCTCGAGACGCGCAGTCTCGGCGACATCCCGGTCACGGTCACCGTCGAGCTCGGCTCGACAGAATTATCCCTCAAAGAAGTGCTGGAATTGGCCGAAGGGTCGATCATTGAATTGAACCGCCTGGCCGGCGAACCGCTCGACCTGAAAGTCGGCGGCCAGCTCGTCGCCCAGGGCGAGGTCGTGGCCGTGGATGACTATTACGGGCTCCGGATCACGAACGTGGTCATGCGATGA
- the fliQ gene encoding flagellar biosynthesis protein FliQ, translating to MNQDTVVQILFQGIYLTLLLSLPAVGVGLIVGFMISLFQAVTQIQEQTLTFVPKVVSVLLVIAFTSPWMISLIVDFTSTLWNTIPGMVR from the coding sequence ATGAACCAGGATACCGTTGTCCAGATCCTCTTCCAGGGGATCTACTTGACCTTACTACTCTCCCTGCCGGCGGTCGGGGTCGGCCTGATCGTCGGTTTTATGATCAGCCTCTTCCAGGCCGTGACCCAGATCCAGGAGCAAACCCTGACCTTTGTCCCCAAGGTCGTTTCGGTCTTGCTCGTCATCGCTTTCACCTCACCCTGGATGATCTCTCTGATCGTCGATTTCACCTCGACCCTCTGGAATACTATCCCAGGCATGGTGCGATGA
- a CDS encoding CAP domain-containing protein has protein sequence MTKPNIIHLPTFRSKLVGLLLAWLIIELLIAPLSSTGMAFALGERIGSDEIAAASIPSPASKTRKMEARVFSLINRVRSSGGLTELKINNYLSGLARQHSLDMATGKAPFGHQGFEFRTSLIKREIGAAYIAENVAYNEGYDDPANEAVKDWLASPKHLINIKGEYKLTGVGVASSGEGSYFYTQIFAR, from the coding sequence ACGTTTCGCAGCAAGCTTGTTGGTCTTTTATTGGCCTGGTTAATTATAGAATTATTAATAGCCCCTTTAAGCTCAACAGGGATGGCCTTTGCCCTGGGAGAAAGGATCGGCAGTGACGAAATCGCCGCGGCGTCGATCCCCAGTCCCGCAAGTAAGACCCGGAAAATGGAAGCCCGTGTCTTTAGCCTGATCAATCGCGTCAGGAGTAGCGGCGGTTTAACCGAATTAAAAATAAACAACTATCTTTCCGGCCTGGCCAGGCAACACAGCCTGGATATGGCGACAGGGAAAGCGCCTTTTGGACATCAGGGATTTGAGTTCCGCACCAGCTTGATAAAGCGAGAAATTGGCGCCGCGTATATTGCCGAAAATGTCGCATACAATGAAGGTTATGACGATCCGGCCAACGAAGCCGTTAAAGACTGGCTGGCCAGCCCCAAACATCTGATCAATATTAAAGGTGAATATAAACTAACCGGGGTTGGGGTTGCCTCCTCTGGCGAGGGCAGTTATTTCTATACTCAAATCTTTGCGAGATGA
- the fliR gene encoding flagellar biosynthetic protein FliR — protein MILSLVQVEVFFFILARIAGVFIQAPIFSSRSFFTSAKVALVIWLTIVLWFVTPVTNHLPTSLVAFLFILISEVAVGFLMGFICNILFVAIQAAGEFMDMQMGLSVAQALDPVFGSVISIIGRLTFFTALVVFLVMDGHHLLLAGLHQSFTTLPAGQLANFASPGLAQQLIALGSTLWLTGIKLAAPIVLLIFLADFTFGIVSRVAPQVNVFMLGFQVKPLLGLFGFSLILPFLVKYIEKSLELMGTEMVKLAVFIK, from the coding sequence ATGATCCTCAGCCTGGTTCAGGTCGAGGTCTTCTTCTTTATCCTGGCCAGGATCGCCGGCGTTTTTATCCAGGCACCTATCTTCTCTTCCCGGAGCTTTTTCACTTCGGCCAAAGTCGCCCTGGTTATCTGGCTGACCATTGTCCTCTGGTTCGTGACCCCGGTCACGAATCACCTCCCGACCTCCCTGGTCGCCTTCCTGTTCATTCTGATCAGTGAAGTCGCCGTCGGTTTTCTGATGGGCTTTATTTGCAACATCCTTTTTGTCGCCATCCAGGCCGCCGGCGAATTTATGGACATGCAGATGGGGCTGTCCGTCGCCCAAGCCCTTGATCCCGTTTTCGGCTCGGTCATTTCGATCATCGGCCGGCTGACCTTCTTCACCGCCCTGGTCGTTTTCCTGGTCATGGACGGCCATCACCTCCTCCTGGCCGGCTTGCACCAGAGTTTTACCACGCTGCCGGCCGGCCAGCTGGCTAATTTTGCTTCGCCCGGTCTGGCCCAGCAACTGATCGCGCTCGGCAGCACGCTCTGGCTAACCGGCATCAAACTGGCCGCGCCGATCGTTCTCTTGATCTTCTTGGCCGATTTTACTTTCGGCATCGTCTCGCGCGTCGCTCCCCAGGTCAACGTCTTCATGCTCGGTTTCCAGGTCAAACCGCTCCTCGGCCTCTTCGGTTTTTCCCTCATCCTCCCTTTTCTGGTAAAATATATAGAAAAGTCGCTCGAGCTGATGGGGACCGAAATGGTCAAGCTGGCCGTGTTCATCAAATAA
- the flhB gene encoding flagellar biosynthesis protein FlhB, whose amino-acid sequence MGEGSGDKSEEPTPHRLREAREKGQVAKSKEVTTAVLLLLSYYLFRYLGEYMWRNLAEMAQAIFQLVPEAREFSLGLAGYLLLIGLRAMALVLLPIFVVGFIAALVAEALQTGFVVSLDPLSPKLERVNPLEGFKRMFSLQGLVELIKSLLKIIIVFYIAWYAVKDDLSYIIVLMEAHPWQALVLGGDIAYRIAMRVGLFYIAIAILDYLYKRWEYMKNLKMSRQEVKEEYKRLEGDPMVKQRMRDLQRQTAMSRMMSGVPQADVVVTNPTHLAVALKYDQAKMKAPLVLAKGERKVAEEIRRIAEAHEITIVQNEQLARAIYRSTPLYKEVPAEFYQATAEILAYVYKIKRDREIRRKASLALAPR is encoded by the coding sequence ATGGGCGAAGGGAGCGGCGATAAGAGCGAAGAGCCAACCCCTCACCGCCTGCGCGAAGCGAGGGAAAAAGGCCAGGTCGCCAAAAGCAAAGAAGTCACGACCGCCGTCCTCCTCCTCCTCTCTTATTACCTCTTCCGCTACCTGGGCGAGTACATGTGGAGGAACCTGGCCGAAATGGCCCAGGCGATCTTCCAGCTGGTCCCCGAAGCGCGCGAGTTCAGTCTCGGCCTGGCCGGCTACCTCCTGCTGATCGGCCTGCGGGCGATGGCTTTGGTCCTCCTGCCGATCTTTGTGGTCGGTTTTATCGCCGCCCTCGTCGCCGAAGCGCTGCAAACCGGCTTTGTCGTCTCTCTCGACCCGCTTAGTCCCAAGCTCGAGCGGGTCAATCCGCTGGAAGGGTTCAAGCGGATGTTCTCCCTGCAGGGTCTGGTCGAACTGATCAAATCGCTCCTCAAGATCATCATTGTTTTCTATATCGCCTGGTACGCGGTCAAGGATGACCTCTCTTACATAATAGTCCTGATGGAAGCCCACCCCTGGCAGGCGCTGGTCCTCGGTGGCGACATCGCCTACCGGATCGCCATGCGGGTCGGCCTCTTCTATATCGCCATCGCGATCCTCGATTACCTCTACAAGCGCTGGGAATACATGAAGAACTTAAAGATGAGCCGGCAGGAGGTCAAGGAAGAATACAAGCGGCTCGAAGGCGATCCGATGGTCAAACAGCGGATGCGCGACCTCCAGCGCCAGACCGCCATGTCGCGGATGATGTCGGGCGTCCCCCAGGCTGATGTCGTCGTCACCAACCCGACCCACCTGGCCGTAGCGCTGAAATACGACCAGGCCAAGATGAAGGCGCCGCTCGTCCTGGCCAAAGGGGAACGCAAGGTGGCCGAAGAGATCCGGCGGATCGCCGAAGCGCACGAGATCACTATCGTCCAAAACGAACAACTGGCCCGCGCCATCTACCGCAGCACCCCTCTTTACAAGGAGGTCCCCGCGGAGTTCTACCAGGCGACCGCGGAAATACTGGCCTACGTTTATAAGATCAAGCGCGACCGGGAAATCCGGCGCAAAGCCTCGCTTGCTCTCGCCCCGCGTTAG
- the fliP gene encoding flagellar type III secretion system pore protein FliP (The bacterial flagellar biogenesis protein FliP forms a type III secretion system (T3SS)-type pore required for flagellar assembly.) has translation MNGATLDLAKIMAAPQFSNSIQLMISLGLISLLPFFLISVTSFLRIIIVFSLLRTAIGTQQVPPNSVLIGLALFMTVFIMSPVWQEVNTNALVPYNAGKISQAKAIEVGLRPLSQFMLRQTREKDLGLFVQFAKIKPPKTAAEVPFYVLVPAYMISELKTGFQIGFLLFVPFIIIDLVVANILLSLGMFMLSPVMVSLPFKILLFVLVDGWNLISRGLMMSFR, from the coding sequence ATGAACGGAGCGACGCTCGACCTGGCCAAGATCATGGCCGCCCCGCAATTCTCGAACAGCATCCAGCTGATGATCTCTCTGGGACTGATCTCGCTCCTCCCTTTTTTCCTGATCTCGGTCACCTCATTTTTGCGGATCATTATCGTCTTCAGTTTGCTGCGCACCGCCATCGGCACCCAGCAGGTCCCGCCAAACTCGGTCCTGATCGGGCTGGCGCTCTTCATGACGGTCTTTATCATGTCGCCGGTCTGGCAGGAAGTGAACACTAACGCCCTGGTCCCGTACAACGCCGGCAAGATCTCCCAGGCCAAAGCGATCGAGGTCGGCCTCCGGCCCCTCTCCCAGTTCATGCTCCGCCAAACCAGGGAAAAAGACCTTGGGTTGTTCGTCCAATTCGCCAAGATCAAGCCCCCCAAGACGGCCGCCGAAGTGCCGTTCTACGTGCTGGTCCCGGCCTACATGATCTCCGAACTAAAGACCGGTTTCCAGATCGGTTTTCTCCTCTTTGTGCCGTTCATCATCATCGACCTGGTCGTCGCCAACATCCTCCTCTCGCTCGGTATGTTCATGCTCTCGCCGGTCATGGTCTCCCTCCCTTTCAAGATCCTCCTCTTCGTGCTGGTTGACGGGTGGAACCTGATTTCCCGCGGCCTGATGATGAGTTTCCGATGA
- a CDS encoding flagellar biosynthesis protein FlhA yields the protein MATAGFDLKAMRNLFSLGDFMVAGLLIVIIALMLVPLPPFVLDILLTASIALALILLLVAMYLKEALEISSFPSILLIVTVFRLALNIASSRLLLTEAYAGQVVQAFGNFVVGGNYIVGIIIFSIITIVQFVVITKGSERVAEVAARFTLDAMPGKQMSIDADLNAGLIDANEARARRRKIEAEATFFGSMDGANKFVRGDSIASIIIVLVNIIGGILVGWLQLGMGIMEALTTYALLTVGAGLVAQVTALLISIATGLIITKSASEMSLGTDISSQLFAQPRAFAFVTIILGAFAMVPGMPTVSFLMMASMSGVLALVLMRAQTSKDEAKTVTEEVSAKDVLKKPESILGTLGLDPLSLKTGRNLIPLIDPGQKGPLLERITLIRYNIGQELGFVIPGVRVMDDLSLLPNQYTIDIRGTKVSAGEALLGHHLVDLPLAQVKAKKLNGTEGRDPLSNDLVTWVGDDYLPELQKLGIPAKPPVDVISEHFTEIIKRYADEIMTRQNVQSLIELVKNSNAAIVRELIPDLLSLGQVHKVLQLLVRERVSVRDLSTVLERLADYAHLSRDINILAEYVRQSLARQICEAYTDKKGVITVVTIDPALEETLIGAIHQSEYGSFLAVDPAVGEKILVQISGHLQNFKRLKLKPVILCSPRLRPHFKRFIERSFPDLAVLSYNEIVPQVKVQSIGMISIE from the coding sequence ATGGCGACGGCCGGATTTGACCTGAAAGCTATGCGCAATCTCTTTTCCCTGGGCGACTTTATGGTCGCCGGGCTCCTGATTGTCATCATCGCGCTGATGCTGGTCCCGCTCCCGCCCTTCGTCCTTGATATCCTGCTGACCGCGAGCATCGCCTTGGCCCTGATACTCCTCCTGGTGGCGATGTACTTGAAAGAAGCGCTGGAGATATCATCTTTCCCGTCAATTCTTTTAATCGTGACCGTCTTCCGCCTGGCCCTGAACATCGCTTCCTCCCGCCTCCTGCTGACCGAAGCCTACGCCGGCCAGGTGGTCCAGGCCTTCGGTAATTTCGTGGTCGGCGGCAATTATATCGTCGGCATCATTATTTTCTCCATCATCACGATCGTCCAGTTCGTCGTCATCACCAAAGGCTCGGAGCGCGTGGCCGAGGTCGCCGCCCGCTTCACCCTCGACGCCATGCCCGGCAAGCAGATGTCGATCGACGCCGACCTCAACGCCGGGCTGATCGACGCCAATGAGGCCCGCGCCCGCCGCCGCAAGATCGAGGCGGAAGCGACCTTCTTCGGCAGCATGGACGGCGCCAACAAGTTCGTCCGCGGCGATTCGATCGCCAGCATCATCATCGTTCTGGTCAACATCATCGGCGGTATCCTCGTCGGCTGGCTGCAGCTCGGCATGGGGATCATGGAGGCGCTCACGACCTACGCCCTGCTGACGGTCGGCGCCGGCCTGGTCGCCCAGGTGACCGCTCTCCTGATCTCGATCGCCACCGGCCTGATCATCACCAAATCAGCTTCGGAAATGAGCCTCGGCACCGACATTTCCTCCCAGCTTTTCGCCCAACCGCGCGCTTTTGCTTTTGTCACCATCATCCTCGGCGCGTTCGCCATGGTCCCCGGCATGCCGACCGTCTCGTTTTTAATGATGGCCAGCATGTCAGGCGTCTTGGCCCTGGTGTTGATGCGGGCGCAGACCTCAAAAGACGAGGCCAAAACAGTGACCGAAGAGGTTTCGGCCAAGGATGTCCTTAAAAAACCGGAGAGCATCCTCGGGACGCTCGGCCTCGATCCGCTCTCGCTCAAGACCGGCCGCAACCTTATCCCGCTGATCGATCCCGGCCAGAAAGGGCCGCTGCTCGAGCGGATCACCCTGATCCGCTATAACATCGGCCAGGAGCTTGGCTTCGTTATCCCCGGCGTCCGGGTCATGGACGACCTTTCGCTTCTCCCCAACCAATATACGATCGATATCCGGGGGACCAAGGTCTCGGCCGGAGAAGCGCTGCTCGGCCATCACCTGGTCGACCTCCCGCTCGCCCAGGTCAAAGCGAAAAAACTGAACGGGACCGAGGGGCGAGACCCGCTAAGCAACGACCTGGTCACCTGGGTCGGGGACGATTATCTTCCGGAGCTCCAGAAGCTGGGCATTCCAGCCAAGCCGCCGGTCGATGTCATTTCCGAGCATTTCACCGAGATCATCAAACGCTATGCCGACGAGATCATGACCCGGCAGAACGTCCAGTCGCTGATCGAGCTGGTCAAGAACAGCAACGCGGCGATCGTCCGCGAGCTGATCCCCGACCTCCTCTCGCTCGGCCAGGTCCACAAGGTCCTGCAGCTCCTGGTGCGCGAGCGGGTCTCGGTCCGCGACCTGTCGACCGTCCTCGAACGCCTGGCCGATTACGCCCACCTCTCGCGCGACATCAACATCCTGGCCGAATACGTCCGCCAGTCGCTGGCCAGGCAGATCTGCGAAGCCTACACCGACAAGAAAGGGGTCATCACCGTGGTGACGATCGACCCCGCTCTGGAGGAAACATTGATCGGCGCCATCCATCAGTCGGAATACGGCTCCTTCCTGGCGGTCGACCCGGCGGTCGGCGAAAAGATCCTGGTCCAGATCTCCGGCCATTTGCAGAATTTTAAGCGTTTAAAGCTCAAGCCGGTCATCCTCTGTTCACCCCGCCTCCGCCCCCATTTCAAACGGTTCATCGAACGGAGTTTTCCCGATCTGGCTGTGCTGTCCTACAATGAAATAGTGCCTCAAGTTAAAGTCCAGTCGATCGGGATGATCTCGATCGAATAA
- a CDS encoding FAD-binding oxidoreductase translates to MLTKTDPDIIKGYLEDSSNLAGAHAEGLYLPANEAEIFEALAESVTKKSPLTVSAGQTGTTGGCLPFGGWLLSTQKLNKIIDVNPELKFAIVQPGVKLEELDAAVKIAGLLYPPDPTEKTATIGGNVATNASGGRSYRFGGTRHWIRRLKIVLPNGTSYNLKRGLMTANNQAEFILPHSTFRIPHYSMPPIKNSAGYFSSPNMDLVDLFIGAEGTLGIVSEIEVALAPALRETFDLVAFFPSEELAVDFVQASKEKRDPTINFYEYFDPNTLAMLRPSYPHIPAGVQAAVYVEQEINETNEKSYLDNWASLLEKYGASLDNCWLGTDPKQKEELFGFRHAIPEHINEIFKQHHQIKLATDIAVPADKFKEMFNFYNLQLTTNDSQLFYIKFGHIGDNHLHVNLVAKKPEYFDKAQALVMKFVRKAVELGGTVSAEHGIGKIKHQYLREMYGNAGLNEMRRVKALFDPSHILNRGNIFPEFA, encoded by the coding sequence ATGCTCACCAAGACCGATCCCGACATCATTAAAGGTTATCTGGAGGACAGCTCCAACTTGGCCGGAGCGCACGCCGAGGGACTCTACCTGCCGGCCAATGAGGCGGAGATATTTGAGGCGCTCGCCGAAAGTGTCACCAAAAAGAGCCCTCTGACCGTTTCCGCCGGGCAGACAGGGACGACCGGCGGTTGTCTCCCCTTTGGCGGCTGGTTGCTTTCGACCCAGAAGCTAAATAAGATCATTGACGTCAACCCGGAGTTGAAGTTCGCCATCGTCCAACCAGGGGTCAAACTGGAAGAGCTCGACGCGGCGGTAAAAATAGCCGGCCTCCTCTACCCGCCGGACCCGACCGAGAAAACGGCAACGATCGGCGGCAATGTGGCGACCAACGCTTCCGGCGGCCGGAGCTATCGCTTCGGCGGAACCCGCCACTGGATCAGGCGGCTCAAGATCGTCCTCCCCAATGGGACGAGCTACAACCTCAAGCGCGGGCTAATGACCGCCAATAACCAGGCTGAATTTATTCTTCCTCATTCCACATTCCGCATTCCGCATTATTCCATGCCTCCCATCAAGAATTCCGCCGGTTACTTTAGTTCCCCCAACATGGATCTAGTCGACCTCTTTATCGGCGCCGAAGGAACGCTCGGTATCGTCTCCGAGATCGAAGTCGCTTTGGCGCCGGCCTTGCGGGAGACGTTCGACCTTGTCGCTTTCTTCCCCAGCGAGGAGCTGGCGGTCGATTTTGTCCAGGCTAGTAAAGAAAAACGTGACCCGACCATTAATTTTTACGAATATTTCGACCCCAACACGCTGGCCATGCTTCGCCCATCCTATCCCCACATCCCGGCGGGAGTTCAGGCAGCCGTCTATGTCGAACAGGAAATAAACGAAACCAATGAAAAGAGCTATCTCGATAATTGGGCTTCTCTGTTGGAAAAATATGGAGCCTCACTCGACAACTGCTGGCTGGGAACAGACCCCAAACAAAAGGAAGAGCTGTTCGGCTTCCGCCACGCTATCCCCGAACATATCAATGAGATATTCAAACAGCATCATCAGATCAAATTGGCGACCGACATCGCCGTCCCGGCCGACAAATTCAAGGAAATGTTTAACTTCTACAACTTACAACTGACAACTAACGACTCACAACTATTTTATATTAAATTTGGGCACATCGGGGACAACCATCTTCACGTAAATTTAGTTGCCAAGAAACCGGAATATTTTGACAAAGCGCAAGCTTTGGTCATGAAGTTTGTCCGGAAAGCGGTCGAACTGGGCGGAACGGTCTCGGCCGAGCACGGGATCGGCAAGATCAAGCACCAATATTTACGCGAAATGTATGGCAACGCCGGTCTGAACGAGATGCGCCGCGTCAAAGCGCTTTTCGACCCTAGCCACATTCTCAATCGCGGCAATATTTTCCCAGAATTCGCTTGA
- a CDS encoding S-layer homology domain-containing protein, which yields MTLAAQAGAQSEVTITSDITRLGVGARPLGMGRAFAGLADDISAMYLNPGGLGGLKSVEFLSMSASFANTANYLTLCSVAPTKFGTFGIGYSGTGFGFNSPVLIITEIATGEYRIIPSTTESVSYNYNNYVIALAYGTTLFRPELTLGGTFKLFKEDISGTSSANSNGNDLDLGVLYRYNPVLSFGAMARNLLPVSLGGKVTWNTGQISSLPVSYVLGANIHFNLLNRFGYVNISNDYEYKPSQSAYPGYLHSGVEWWPNKLLALRAGLDQDVIGIGSGLELQAANNLTAGLSLNFSGARFDYAFHKYNNISANDTHYFSFAYAYEPVKFIPLALSSPADKLITTQGHVTVAGLAKDTRTVEIKLNNHLIGYNRKSGSFEAEIELPIGKNSLWVGSYDSKGKLLDRQRVRVLRLASFKDIGNEFWAKNEIEQLATLGILTGFPDNTFQPDQTLKRAHFLIKFMEIGSVPTAESTVTIFKDVRKTQPMASFIKGGYDRKLVKGYPDKTFKPSQKTNLLEAIVVTVRYSNFGTPEVLERPFADIDARHWGIMEITAAKQNRMLDFAKDNLNPKEDFTRAEFAALISRVPALRAKIDALLDFEQGYGTTPAD from the coding sequence ATGACCTTGGCCGCCCAGGCCGGCGCCCAATCGGAAGTGACAATCACTTCCGACATTACCCGCCTTGGCGTCGGCGCCCGCCCGCTCGGCATGGGGAGGGCCTTTGCCGGTCTGGCCGATGACATCAGCGCGATGTACTTGAACCCCGGCGGCCTGGGCGGTCTCAAGTCGGTCGAGTTCCTAAGTATGTCGGCTTCATTCGCCAACACCGCTAATTACCTCACCCTTTGCTCGGTCGCGCCGACCAAATTTGGGACGTTCGGGATCGGCTATTCCGGCACCGGCTTCGGCTTCAACTCGCCGGTCCTGATCATCACCGAGATCGCCACCGGCGAGTACCGGATCATCCCTTCGACAACCGAATCCGTCTCTTACAATTACAATAATTATGTGATCGCCCTCGCCTACGGCACAACCCTCTTTCGCCCGGAGTTGACGCTGGGTGGGACATTTAAATTATTTAAGGAAGACATTTCCGGAACCAGCAGCGCCAATTCCAACGGGAACGACCTGGATTTAGGCGTTCTTTATCGATATAACCCTGTGCTCTCTTTCGGCGCGATGGCCAGGAACCTCCTGCCGGTCAGTCTGGGCGGAAAAGTGACCTGGAATACCGGCCAGATCTCCAGCCTGCCGGTCAGTTATGTGCTGGGCGCCAATATTCATTTCAACCTTCTCAACCGTTTTGGCTACGTCAATATCAGCAATGACTACGAATATAAACCATCTCAGTCCGCCTATCCCGGCTACCTGCATTCCGGCGTTGAATGGTGGCCGAACAAACTGCTCGCCCTCCGGGCCGGCCTTGACCAGGATGTCATTGGTATCGGCAGCGGTCTTGAGCTGCAAGCGGCAAATAACCTGACCGCCGGTTTAAGCCTCAACTTCAGCGGCGCCCGCTTCGATTACGCTTTCCATAAGTACAACAATATCTCGGCCAACGACACCCACTACTTCTCCTTCGCCTACGCTTATGAGCCGGTCAAGTTCATTCCGCTTGCGCTTAGCTCGCCCGCGGACAAACTGATCACCACCCAGGGGCATGTCACGGTGGCCGGCTTGGCCAAGGATACGCGGACTGTGGAAATCAAGCTCAACAATCACCTCATTGGTTATAACAGGAAAAGCGGCAGTTTTGAAGCCGAAATTGAACTTCCCATCGGCAAAAACTCCCTCTGGGTCGGCAGTTACGACAGTAAAGGGAAACTGCTCGACCGCCAGCGGGTTCGGGTCCTCCGGCTCGCGTCTTTCAAGGATATCGGCAACGAATTCTGGGCGAAAAATGAGATCGAACAACTGGCAACGCTCGGTATCCTGACCGGCTTCCCTGACAACACCTTCCAGCCGGACCAGACGCTGAAGCGGGCGCACTTCCTGATCAAGTTCATGGAGATCGGCAGTGTCCCGACCGCCGAATCGACCGTGACCATCTTTAAAGATGTCCGGAAGACCCAGCCGATGGCGTCGTTCATCAAAGGCGGTTACGACCGTAAACTGGTCAAAGGGTATCCGGACAAGACGTTCAAGCCGTCACAGAAGACCAATCTGCTCGAAGCGATCGTCGTGACCGTCCGCTACTCCAACTTCGGCACCCCCGAAGTGCTGGAGCGCCCGTTCGCCGACATCGACGCCCGCCACTGGGGGATCATGGAGATCACCGCCGCCAAACAGAACCGGATGCTCGATTTTGCCAAAGATAACCTGAACCCAAAAGAGGACTTCACCCGCGCCGAGTTCGCCGCGCTGATCTCCCGGGTCCCGGCACTGCGAGCCAAGATCGACGCCCTGCTTGATTTTGAGCAGGGCTACGGGACCACGCCAGCCGACTGA